One genomic segment of Paenibacillus durus includes these proteins:
- the cysS gene encoding cysteine--tRNA ligase has translation MALTIYNTLSRSKEEFIPLVPGKVKMYVCGPTVYGYIHIGNARPVIVFDIVRSYLEQLGNDVDYVVNFTDVDDKLIRKAEEMNMTVPEVAEKFIAAFLEDIEGLGARPATRNPRVTQSMDLIIEFIKELVDKGYAYESGGDVFYRTAKFESYGKLSRQNLEELQFGIRVEVDSRKENPEDFVLWKAAKPGEIFWHSPWGDGRPGWHIECSAMAREFLGDTIDIHGGGQDLTFPHHECECAQSEALTGKPLANYWMHNGFLNIGDEKMSKSLGNGLLVKDFLSRYKAGAIRYFMLSTHYRNPLNFSEEALQSAEKSVERIASAAGNVKYRLDLAEGDAAGEPSAELAASLEAILKQYHEKMQDDFNTPDAITAVFEWVNAANLAMADNNLPAADLAALLKAFEDMNAVLRLVPETEEEGTDDEIERLIEERVEARKAKNWSRADEIRDILNGMGIVLEDTPQGMRWKRK, from the coding sequence ATGGCGCTCACTATTTACAATACGTTATCACGGAGCAAGGAGGAATTCATTCCACTTGTCCCGGGCAAAGTGAAGATGTATGTATGCGGTCCGACGGTATACGGATACATTCATATCGGAAATGCGAGGCCGGTCATCGTATTCGACATCGTTCGCAGCTATCTTGAGCAGCTGGGCAACGATGTCGATTATGTGGTCAATTTTACGGATGTGGACGACAAGCTGATCCGTAAGGCCGAAGAGATGAACATGACTGTACCCGAAGTGGCCGAAAAGTTCATTGCGGCTTTCCTTGAGGATATTGAAGGTCTTGGGGCTAGACCGGCTACTCGTAATCCGCGCGTGACGCAGAGTATGGATTTGATTATCGAATTTATCAAAGAATTGGTGGATAAAGGCTACGCCTACGAAAGCGGCGGGGATGTCTTCTACCGCACCGCCAAATTCGAGAGCTACGGCAAGCTGTCCCGCCAAAACCTGGAAGAGCTGCAGTTCGGCATTCGCGTCGAAGTTGATTCGCGCAAGGAGAATCCTGAAGACTTCGTGCTGTGGAAAGCGGCGAAGCCTGGCGAGATCTTCTGGCACAGCCCATGGGGAGACGGACGCCCCGGCTGGCATATCGAGTGCTCGGCTATGGCGCGGGAGTTCTTGGGCGACACTATCGATATCCACGGCGGCGGACAGGATTTGACGTTTCCGCATCATGAATGCGAATGTGCGCAGAGCGAGGCGCTGACCGGTAAGCCGCTCGCCAATTATTGGATGCATAACGGGTTCCTTAACATTGGCGACGAGAAAATGTCGAAATCCCTCGGCAACGGTCTGCTCGTCAAGGATTTCCTCAGCCGCTACAAAGCAGGGGCAATCCGCTACTTCATGCTCTCGACACATTACCGGAACCCGCTGAATTTCAGCGAAGAGGCGCTGCAGTCGGCAGAGAAAAGCGTTGAACGGATAGCAAGCGCCGCAGGAAACGTCAAGTACCGGCTGGATTTGGCAGAAGGCGACGCCGCAGGGGAACCGAGTGCGGAGCTCGCGGCTAGTCTCGAAGCCATTTTGAAGCAGTACCATGAAAAAATGCAGGACGATTTCAATACACCGGACGCAATTACGGCTGTATTTGAATGGGTGAATGCGGCCAATTTGGCGATGGCGGACAATAATCTGCCAGCGGCTGATCTGGCTGCGCTTCTGAAGGCTTTTGAAGACATGAACGCCGTGCTTCGGCTTGTTCCCGAAACGGAAGAAGAGGGCACCGACGACGAAATAGAGCGCCTGATCGAGGAGCGCGTGGAAGCGCGGAAAGCGAAGAACTGGAGCCGGGCAGATGAAATTCGCGATATTTTAAACGGCATGGGTATTGTGCTGGAAGACACTCCGCAGGGAATGCGGTGGAAGCGCAAATGA
- the cysE gene encoding serine O-acetyltransferase — MFEHIKADIQVVLDNDPAARSRFEVFFTYAGLHAIWAHRIAHRLYRREWFTVARMVSQFSRFMTGIEIHPGARIGKRLFIDHGMGVVIGETCEIGDDVIIYQGVTLGGTGKEKGKRHPTVGNNVVIGSGAKVLGSFRIGDNCNVGSNSVVLREVPDNSTVVGNPGRIVKRNGERVRDRLDHTKLPDPVIDSLRFLQKEIEELRQQIGGEDGQKAEQRRLESEQYFGDYEI, encoded by the coding sequence ATGTTTGAGCATATCAAAGCGGACATTCAGGTGGTGCTTGACAATGATCCTGCGGCCCGCAGCCGGTTCGAGGTCTTCTTTACTTATGCCGGTCTGCATGCAATCTGGGCGCACCGGATTGCCCATCGCTTATACAGACGCGAATGGTTTACGGTGGCACGCATGGTGTCGCAATTCAGCCGGTTTATGACGGGGATCGAGATTCATCCCGGCGCACGTATAGGCAAAAGATTGTTCATCGATCACGGTATGGGCGTGGTTATTGGAGAAACTTGCGAGATTGGCGACGATGTTATCATCTACCAGGGGGTCACACTGGGAGGAACCGGTAAAGAGAAAGGGAAGCGCCATCCAACCGTTGGCAATAATGTGGTTATTGGCTCCGGTGCCAAAGTGCTCGGCTCATTCCGGATTGGAGATAACTGCAATGTCGGCTCGAACTCGGTCGTGCTGCGGGAGGTGCCGGACAACAGTACGGTTGTAGGCAATCCCGGCCGCATCGTGAAGCGAAACGGAGAGCGGGTAAGGGACAGACTGGATCATACGAAGCTGCCCGATCCGGTTATCGATTCCTTGCGTTTCCTGCAAAAAGAGATCGAAGAGCTTCGCCAGCAGATCGGCGGGGAAGACGGGCAAAAGGCGGAGCAGCGCAGGCTGGAAAGCGAGCAGTATTTCGGAGATTACGAAATTTAA
- the gltX gene encoding glutamate--tRNA ligase codes for MGDQVRVRYAPSPTGHLHIGNARTALFNYLYARNQGGKFIIRIEDTDVKRNIAGGEESQLKYLKWLGIDWDESIDVGGEYGPYRQTERLDLYRIYWQDLIDRGLAYRCYCTEEELEAEREEQLARGETPRYSGKHRNLTDEQRAAYEREGRVASIRFRVPEDRTYSFNDIVKGPISFQTTEMGDFVIVKRDGIPTYNFAVAVDDHLMEITHVLRGEDHISNTPRQLMIYEALGWEAPLFGHMTLIVGEDHKKLSKRNESIIQFISQYEDLGYLPEALFNFIALLGWSPEGEEEIFSKEELISIFNADRLSKSPAVFDTNKLAHLNNHYIKHADPQRIADLAIPHLQKAGRLPAELSDEQRAWAESLVALYQEQMVAASDIVDLSEIFFRTHLELDAEAASILSESQVPAVLSAFLAKIEAAGEFTPVAIGALIKEVQKETGNKGKALFMPIRVAVTGQTHGRDLNATITLIGRSRVIERLKAQIKEA; via the coding sequence ATGGGAGATCAAGTCCGGGTGCGCTACGCGCCAAGCCCTACGGGACATTTACATATCGGCAATGCCAGAACGGCCTTATTCAATTATTTGTACGCTCGGAACCAAGGCGGCAAATTCATTATCCGGATCGAGGATACGGACGTGAAGCGCAATATCGCCGGCGGAGAAGAAAGCCAGCTGAAATATTTAAAATGGCTGGGCATCGATTGGGACGAGAGCATAGATGTCGGCGGCGAATACGGTCCTTACCGCCAGACGGAACGGCTGGATCTGTACCGTATATACTGGCAGGATCTTATTGACCGCGGGCTGGCTTACCGCTGCTACTGCACCGAGGAAGAGCTGGAAGCGGAGCGCGAGGAGCAGCTTGCACGTGGAGAGACGCCGCGTTACTCCGGGAAGCACCGCAATCTGACCGATGAGCAGCGCGCCGCTTATGAACGGGAAGGCCGCGTCGCGAGCATCCGGTTCCGTGTTCCGGAAGACCGGACCTATTCCTTTAATGATATCGTCAAGGGCCCAATCTCCTTCCAGACGACCGAGATGGGCGATTTTGTCATTGTGAAAAGAGACGGAATTCCAACGTATAACTTTGCGGTTGCCGTCGATGACCATTTAATGGAGATTACCCATGTGCTGCGCGGTGAAGATCATATCTCCAACACCCCCCGCCAGCTTATGATATATGAAGCCCTTGGATGGGAAGCGCCGTTGTTCGGCCATATGACCCTGATTGTCGGCGAAGATCACAAGAAGCTCAGCAAGCGGAATGAATCGATCATCCAGTTCATCTCACAGTACGAGGATCTGGGCTACTTGCCGGAAGCGCTGTTCAACTTTATTGCGCTACTGGGCTGGTCGCCTGAAGGGGAGGAAGAGATTTTCAGCAAAGAAGAGCTGATCTCTATTTTTAATGCAGACCGCCTGTCCAAGAGTCCGGCCGTATTCGATACGAACAAGCTGGCGCATCTGAACAATCATTATATTAAGCATGCCGATCCGCAGCGCATTGCCGATCTGGCGATCCCTCATTTGCAAAAGGCCGGAAGGCTGCCTGCGGAGCTTAGCGATGAGCAGCGCGCTTGGGCAGAAAGCCTTGTCGCTCTTTATCAGGAGCAGATGGTGGCGGCTTCGGATATTGTCGATTTGTCGGAAATTTTCTTCCGTACTCATCTGGAACTGGATGCTGAAGCGGCGTCAATTCTCTCGGAAAGCCAAGTTCCGGCAGTGCTCTCCGCCTTTTTGGCGAAGATTGAAGCGGCCGGGGAGTTTACGCCTGTTGCAATCGGGGCATTAATTAAGGAAGTGCAGAAGGAGACGGGGAACAAGGGCAAAGCGCTGTTTATGCCGATCCGTGTCGCTGTAACCGGTCAGACGCACGGGCGTGACCTCAATGCGACCATTACCCTTATCGGACGCAGCCGTGTCATCGAACGCCTTAAGGCACAAATAAAAGAGGCCTAA